GACGCGACGCACCTTCTCGAGCAGCATGCTGAGGCCAGGATCCTCTTGCGATGGCACCACCCGGCCGTCCAGCAGCGCCTGCCAGCTTGCCGAGGTCTCCGGCGGGATTCGCGGCTGCACGACGGGCACCGCTTCCACCGCTGCTGATTCCTCTTCCGCGCCCACCGCAGCCGACGCTTCACTAGCAGGTTGAGGGGTCGTTGAACCCTCATTCAATTGTCGCAATTCGCTGGAGAGCTGCCGTGCCGTTTTGCTGAAGAAGGTGTGCAGCAGGCGCACGCCCGCAAGGCGCGTGGCGTCGGACGCGTCGCTCTGCACTGAACGCTTGATCTGTTCGAGCATCATCTTCAGCGCGACGCTCGACGTGTCCAGGGGACGCTCACCAGTCACCAGCTCTGCCCATATTGGATCATCGACTGGCGGTACCGGAGGCGGCGCAGATGCCACCGCTCGCGGTTGCAAGGTGGGGATGGCGCTGGGGTCATCGATCAACACTGTGGCGTCGTGAGCCGCCGGCAACGCCTTGGGAGCAGGCCCGGTCGGCTCCGCAATTGGCGCCGATGTGCCCGCGGTGACGTTGGACGCCGCGGCCAAGAGTTGAGCGCGCTCGTCAGCGTAGCGTTGCGCGCTCTGCCCGAGGTGCTTGTGAAGTACGCGCGCGGCGGCAGAGACGGCGGATCGATCATCGCTGCTGCGTACAAACTGGCGCAGGCGAGCGAGTAGCATTTGCAGCGCCAGCGCGCTGGTCTCCAAGGTCAGATCACCGCTAAGCAACGCAACCCAAATGGGATGGTCCACCGCCGGCAAGGTGGGGACCTGCGCCCGCGCAGGCAACACCGGGATCGCCGAGGGCTCCGGCGACTCGACCGCCTGCACGGCAGCGTCGGCATTCGCCAGCGGTGTCGCCTCGACATCGCGCTCCCTTCCTTCGGCGGCGACGCCGTCAACCGCCGCAGCGCCTTCTTCTTGCGCCGGCCTCTCTTCGGAAGAGGCGTCGCTCGACGCGCCGGTCTCGTGCTCAGCGGTGGGCGGCGCGAAGCGTTCCTGGCCCACTGCCACCGGCGCGGCGGCACTCGCCTGCTCAGCATTCGTCCTATCGGGCGCGGCGGCGGCGCTGCCGGCCGCGTCGATCTCCTCGGTAGGCTCTTCCAACGCCTCCGCCGCCACCTCGACTGGCGAGTCGTCTGCGCCGGCTTCCTGGTGAAGCTTCGGCGATGCCGCCTCCACATCGATCAGCGCAACGTCGGTCTGCGTATGTTCGTCGATCGACGCGTGCGCGAGCGCGTCGGTCTCGCCTTCGATGGCGCGCTCGAATACCGCCTGCGCTTCGTCTTCATCCGCCGCGAGTAGCGTGTTCGTGGGAACAGGCTGCGGCACCGGTATCGCTGGCGGCGGCGACGACGATGGCACGGGCTCGATCGCGGTGGCGTCGCCGGTCCTCGCAGTTTCCTCGCCCGACGCCGGGCTTGGCATCAGCAACTGCGCCGGCACGGACGCGGCAATCGGTGGCAGAGAGGGTGCCTTGCGATCGCTGGCCTGCGCGGACTCAGGCTCTCTCTGAGCTTGGCGCGGCGGCGGCGGCTTCGCCTCGCGATCGGCGAGGGCGTCGACCGCGTGGGTCGCCACCTCAGCGCCTTCACCGTCCTGCTGTTCCTGCAGTAGGCCCTCCACCAGCGCGATCTCGCCCGTCAGGGCATCGACCGGCATCCCCCGTGCAGAGAGCACCACGGCGACATCGGCGACTTCCACGTCAAGCAGTGCCGCAGTGGTCACGAAGGAAGCACCGCCCGTGTACAAGGCGACGATGCGGCTCGCCAGTGCGTGGGAGATTCGAGTGCCTGGCTCAGCCAGCTCGGCGGCCGCCGGACAGGCCCGGTCGGCACATCCTGCGGTGGCGTCAGGCAGTCGCAGATGCACCTGCCAATCCCCCAGGGGAAGATGGCGCAGCTGCAGGTAACGGCTGGCGGGCGTAGGCGCGAGAGACTGGCCGCAGCGCGCGCACGCGTTGGTTTCGCCCCCGAGCAAGCGCCGGCGCGTGCGCACGAAGTGCAGGCTCACCGTCAGCTGGCGTGTCTCCTCGTCCGCCTCGACGTCTACCACCTGCCAATGCTGGGGCAGGCGAAGTACTTTTTTCAGCAGGTCCAGCTGGTCCACGGAACACTCCGCTGGGGGCCATGTGGGATACGCGCAGCCACGTTTCTCAGCATGGCAAACCCCTGAGGATCAAGGCTCGTCATGCCTAGAGCATAGCGACGCCATACGGCCTGGGTCCAATCCCACTGCGCTCACCCGATCGGTGGGCGGCCGGGCGGAGACACCGACGAGCGCCTTCCCGGGCTGCTAACGCTGGCACCTCTAGATACTCCGGGCCGATCCCTGCGCCGGGTTCACATAGATGTCCCGCGCGATCTCCTCGTCAGCCGCCCTGCACCGCAGCGCTAAGTGGCAACGGCGGATAGCCCCTTTGGTGTCAGCCCCAAGCGCCCTGTGCGTGCGGCGCCTCGCCGCACATCGGGCTTGGGTGCGATGACGTAAAGATCGCCGTTGGTACCGAGCAGCTGCCTGGGCACGCCACAGTCGCCGGCGATTGCCGCGTTGGCTCTCAGGTGCTTCTCCTCGCCGTGCGTTGGAATGGCGATCAGCGGCCGCACCCAGCCGTACATGCGCCTTAGCTCCTCAGCGCCGGGATGGCCAGATGCGTGGATCGGAAGTTCCGAGTCCTCACTCATCACAATCCGTACGCCCATGTCCTCAAGGCGGGCGATGAGCCGTTCGACCGATCGCTCGTTGCCCGGAATCACCTTCGAGCTGAATACGACGGTATCGCCCTCGTCCAAGGAAAGATCCGGATGGCGATCGGTCGCCAAGCGCGAGAGCGCCGCGCGGGGCTCGCCCTGGCTTCCGGTCGCCACCACCAGCAGCTCGTCGCGGGGGAAGTACCCCAGCGCCGATGCGTCGATGAGCTTCTGCTCCACCTCCCACAAGCCGGCCGCCCGTGCAGCGGAGGTGATGTTGTACAGGGAACGGCCGAGCATCCCCATCGCCCGACCGGTACTCTTCGCGACGCGCGCCAGCGTGTGCAGCCGCGCTAGGTTGCTGCCGAAGCACCCCACCACTACCCGGCCGCTAGCCGCGGCGACGGCCCCGTGCAGTCCCGCGTAGAGCTCGCCTTCGGAAAGCGAATGCCCTTGCAAGGTGGCGTTGGTGGAATCACACACCATCGCGCTCACCCCTTGGGCGGCGAGGTCACGGTAGGCCTGCTCGCTAAACGCCTGTCCCACCACCGGATCAGGATCCAGCTTCCAGTCGGCCGTGTGAAACACGTTGCCAGCAGGCGTGCGGATGAACAGCGCATTGGGCTCTGGAATCGAGTGAGTGAGTCCTACCCACTGCACGTCGAAGACATCGATGGTGATCCGATCGCCGCGCTGTACCTCGGTGATCGGCACCCGATCCACGAGGCCCACCTCCGCCAGCTTGCGACGCAGCACCTGGGCGGTGAAGGGCGTGGTGTAAATGGGACACCGTAGCTGCTTCCAAAGCCAAGCGACGCCCCCCACGTGGTCTTCGTGGGCGTGTGTGATGACCAAGGCCGAGAGCTGGTCGCGGCGGGTCGCGATGAACTCCGGGTCGGCTAGCTGCACTGCTGGCCCGGGCACATGCTCGTTGCCGAACATGACGCCACAATCCACGGCGAGCCAACGCCCGTCGTGGCCGTAGAGGTTGAAGTTCATGCCGATCTCGCCGGTGCCCCCAAGGGGCAAGAACCAGAGATCTCGTTCGGTGGGAGTCAGCCTGCGATCCGCCGTACTCAACAGCCGCCCTCATCGACACTCGAGGCGTAGGCGCACACCCTCACTGCCGGCGACAGCGACATCCGAGCGCCGCCAGCGCGCTCAGGCTCCACCACAAAGCTCCGGGCAGCGGAACGACCGCCGTATCTCGCACCAACGCCGCACCGATGATGATGCTGCCCGCGTCCGCGGGTTGATCGTTCGGCCCGAGGGAAGCGAGGGCGGAGTTCGGCGGTGCGCCAAACACGTTGACGCATGGCCCTCCCGTGCACAGCTGCAACTCGGCGACCGTGCGCGTCCCCGGGTTGTTGCCGGCGTCAGCGATAAGTCCTTCGGTCAAAATCCCACGCGGGTCAGTGGCGCCGAGTAGGGAAATCAGCGCCGCGGCTGGGGCGAAGTTGTCCGTGGTGAAGTCCAGGGCGATGTCGATCGGACCTTCCGCCGTCAGGTCGACGATGCCGCCGTTGTCCCACAGTTCACCCACCTCGACGTTGGTGGCAAACCGAAATCCCGCGTACAAACCCCCGTTACCTAGCTCGGCGGCGACCGCCTCAGCGCTCAAACCGACCGTCTGGGACCAATCCAACCAGAGCAAACCCGTGTCGGTGTCCAGGGTGACCGAATCACGCCCGTAGAGGCTGTCCTGCGAGACCAGGGCCGCCTGGGCGCTGGCGCACAGCACGAGGCTGAGCAGACACGATGTACGCTTCATGTGTATCGTCCATGATCTCGTCGGGCTTCCTGAGCAACGATAGTAGCCCTGCCCCAAGAACGAACACCAGGCAGGGTCGCCGAGCGACCGATTCACCGCTTGGCATATGCGACAATGGTGAGCATTGGTTAAGTGAGCGAACCCAGTGGAACCATCGCGGTCAAAGGCCCCGTGGGGTTGGCCTCCTCGCTTCACCGACCCCCACAGTTTGCTGCAACGCACCTTGTGACAAAACGAAGGCCCAGTGTCCCCCATGCCACGACATAACAACCTACTGCTCAGCCACCAGCTCTGCTTCGCGCTCTACACGGCCACCAATTCCGTGGTGCGCGCCTACCGCCGACGCCTCGCAGACGTGGGGCTCACATACACCCAATACCTCGTGCTACTAGCACTCTGGGAACGAGATGGAGTGGCGTTGAAGTCCCTGGCGGAACGACTGAGCCTGGATTCTGCGAGCCTGACACCCGTCATCAAGCGGTTGGAGAAGATGGGCTTACTGCGACGGGATCGCAGCAGCACCGACGAGCGGCGTATTAGCATCGTCCTCACCGCCCAGGGCCAGTCCCTCCAGGACGAGGTTGCCGCCATCCAGCACGCCGTCGAGTGCCAGACCGGCCTCAGTGAAGAGGCTTTCTTGACGCTGCGCGGCTCCCTTGAGCAGCTCACGCGCACAATGAACGATAACGACGACGAAGAAGCGACAGCCCGCGTAGTGGGCGCCTCGTAGACTGTTCATTTTTCTCTCCTGCTCCTGATCTGCTCGACCGCGCTCGTAAGTCGAAGCCGCACTTAGCGGCGGCTTCGTGCACCATTAGTGCCTCGGCGCCAGACGTTCACGCCGCCAGGCATCAATGTCGGTTCCGTTAGTCCGGTCCGTACCTCACCCGCGAACGGATGGGGTACGGCTTCCCGGGACCTATGCAGTTCAGGCTGGCGGCCAGGTAATGCCGCCAACGCTCAGCGCAGGAAGCGGCAATGAGCCACTCCGATCCGTCCACGTCTAGCTTCGACTGGCAAGCGTTTGTGTTCGACCCCGACGGGCAGCGGGTCGAGCAGCTCACGCGCATCGCCGATCGACGCTTCGCAGGCTCGAGTAAGGGAGAGGCCGCTTTCAATTACGCGCTTGACAAGATCTCCGCCGACGGTTGGCGCCTGCTCCAGGCCTACGACGGCGTTAGCCGACCGGGCACCTACCTGACGGTGATCTTCAAACGCCTGCTCGAGGACTACTCTCGCAAAACAGAAGGGCGCGCCCGCCCTCCCGCGTGGCTTGCCCGCGCCGGCGAGCTCTGGCTTGCCGTGCACCGCATGCTGTGCTTCGAGCGCGCCGACCCTGATGCGATCATCCAACGCTATGGGCGCGGTGGGCCCGCCAACGTGCAGCAGCTGCAAGCCATCATGCGCGAGATCAAGGCGCGCATCCCAACCTGTGGTGAAGTGCGAGGGGATCTGGCCACGGACTCTGTCTCGCCGGACGTCCTGCAGGGCCTCGCGGAGGAAGAAGATGTACTCCTAGGCGTGACCCGCGAGGAGGACGACTCGGTGCTACGCGCCCTCTCCGCACTTCTCGCCGTGGACGAGGACACAGCATCTCTGGCGGCGCACGCCGAAGGCGCTGCCCCCCTTGACAGCGCGCTGCGCGAGCAGGGCCGCGATCAGTTCGGCCTGGGAGATGAGGAACTGCTCATCCTGCGACTGCACTTTTTGGAGCGATTGGGGTTCGCGGCGATCGGCCGCTCGATCGCTCTGCCCGAGCACAGGGTACGGCGAGCTTATCGCCGAGCCCTCGCCAAGCTACACGATCGCCTGGGCAATTTTGTCCAAGCGTTCGACACCTGAAGGTCAAGACGCCATGTGGAGCACCTCATGAACTCGACATCGCCTTCACCACGCCAGCGCCTAATCGGGCTGCTCGGCGCCTTATGGTCGAGGGCGCAGCGAGGCTCGACCTCTCCCTGCCCACCCGACACCCACCTGGCCGCCCTATTCGACGGCTCCCTACCCCCGGCGCAGGCGGCACAGGTTCGGCGCCACATCGCTCACTGTCCGCGGTGCTACCGTAGCCTGCTGCATCTAGCCGAAGTGTCAGACCTGTTGGTTGAGCCCTCACCGATTCCGCTGAGACCAAGCCGCGGCCTTATCACGCTGCTAGGCGGCGTTGGCGTAGCGGCTGCCGCCGTACTGCTCACCCTCACTTTGCAGCTCGGTGGGCCTGATTGGGTTCGCACGATGGACGCGCCCTACGACGCGCTACGCGAGGCCGTTGTCGACGGTCGATACCGCCCCTCGGCAACCGGCTGGATCTGGCGCAAAGGCTACGCCGCCCGCGGCCTAGGACTTCCCGATACGGCACGCACTCGTATCGCGCGCTCGGCACTCACAAAAGGCGTCGCCCAAGGGCTGGACACCGCGACCGATCCCCTAGACGAGCGATGGGCTTCTATACGCCGCGATACGCCGGCCCCATCCCTCGCGTGCGAAGAAGTCTCCGCGCGGGAGTGCCGGCGGATAGCGCAGTTCCATCAGGCGGTCGGCCGATGGGCCGTACTGATGCACTTCGCCTGCGAGCCCCTACGCAGCGATGAGGTACCCAGCGCCCAGGGCGGCCGCAATGTGTGGATGGGCGAGGCGTTCTGGCAGGATGCCATCACCACCCTAGAAGGCATCGCTGAGCGCAGCGCGAGGATAACGCCAGACGAGGGCTATGCGCGCCTGTTTCAGAACTGGAGCGCACGCGCGGTCGCCGACGAACCGGCCACCGTGTGCCGCGGCGTCCCACCGTTACTCAGCACCCTTGTTCTTTGACGGATGCCGCCGTGCGCTCCTTCGCCCTCGCTCTCCTAACGATCACGATCAGCTTGTACCCCGCCTGGGCGTTCTCAGAGCCGCTCCGCTACGATGCGGTGACGCCCCACGCAAAGGCGGCCCCAAGTGGGAGTTCCGTACGGCGCATCGCCCTGTTGATCGGGATTTCCGACTACCCCGCTACCCGTGATCTGGAAGGGCCACGGGAGGATCTGCGTGCCATGCGCGACGTGCTGGTAGACCTCTGGGACTTCCGTCCAGAGGACGTCATCACCCTAGCCGATGGTCAGGCCACACGCGCTCGCATCATCGATGAACTGGATGCACTGCGCACACGCTCCGCCCCGGGTGATCACGTCCTCGTCTACTACAGCGGTCATGGCACGAGCGACTACGATTTGACATCGGGCATTTCCTTGCCCGATGACTCGGGCGCTCTGGTCCCGGTCGACTTCGTGCCGCGAGGGAGCATCGACGAGCAACTTTCGCGCCTGATTCTCGGTGACCGCGACCTCAGACCGCGCTTCCAAGCCTTGGATCAGGGCGGTCGCTACCTCGCCGTACTGATCGACAGCTGCTTCGCCGAGAGCGTCCTGCGCAATGATGATCAAGCACTGGACCCTGGACTGCCGAGTCGCTACATCCGCCTTGCTGGCGCCGCGCCCATCCTTCGCGCGGAGCGCCGCGCGCGTGTCATCGCTGCCTCCAGTACGCCCTTACAAGCGTTCGCTTACGAACGAACCATTTTCATCGGTGCTGCCAGCGCCTTCGAGGAGGCGACGGACATCGGCCGGGCGATGCTCTCGCGCTTTCCCACACTCGACGCCCGTCCCCACGGGGCGTTCACCGACGCCCTGCTTCGCTACCTCACGCTCGAGCAGGTCGCAGACGAGGACGGCAACGGGGCGATCTCCTACAGCGAACTCTACAACGCAGTGCGCAGCTTCATGAGCGCGCGGCGCTATCGCCACATGCCCCAGCGACGTCCCCTACCGAACCAATCGGCGGGTCGCATCGAGGACCGCGTGGTGTTCGAGTCCACGCGAGTCATTAGTGATCGGGTGGCTGCGAGGCCCGCTGAAGCACTCAGCGTGTGGGTCGCCGGAGCAGAACAGGACATCACGCCCCTAGTGCGCGCCCTGGGAGCGGAGGATCATCTCGTACTCCGCGCCGACCAGTCGGCGGATGTGCTGGTGTTGGTGCGCGATGAGCACGCGCAACTGCGTACGGGTGACAACCTGCTGCTCGCGGAGATCTCTGTGGCCGATCCCACCGCGCTGGTAGATCGCCTAACGCGCTACGCCTGGGCAAATCGCATCACGCACGCGAGCGTGGCACCAGGAGCCGCGGACGTGCGCCTCGAACTGCGCCCGGATCGTAGCTACGCCATGCTCCGCGATCACATTCAGCTAGAGGTCTTCCCCACCCGCCCCGCGCACTTGGCCGTGTTCAATATCGATCCTCTCGGCGACATCAACCTGATCTACCCCAGGTCCCGAGAAGATGTGAACGAGCGCTACGAACAAAGCCGCCCCCTGCGCCTACCGCGAACCTTCCATGAAGAGGCGATCACTATCGCCGCCCCCTTCGGCTTGGAGTTTCTAGTGGTCGTCGCCTTTGAAGAGGTGCCCCAGGCGCTGCAGCGCGTCGCGGCCCTGCAGGCAGTCCCCTTCGACTCGCCGGGGCGCCTCGGCTTAGATGCCCTCCTCGAAGCGGCGGAACGGCAGGGCGCTAAGCGCAGTCTTCATCTTACTAGCTACGGGTACTAGGCACGTTCATGCGCCACCAGGGATCGGTCAAGCGACGCGCCCCGGCGCACGGTCTCCGCCTCAGCGCGATGGTCTTTGTCCTGACCACACTGCTCACGCTGCCGGCGCGTCCAGCAACGAACGACTCACCGAATGCGAACCCCGGGGGGATCTCCCCGCTGCCCATTCCAAGCCCGCTCCTCGATTCGCCCCCCGCGCTCGGCGATAGCGTGCTGCCGCCCTTGCCCACGATCGGCATCACCGACACCCAGGCATCGCTCGTGGTCGTTGAGCGCATCGTCTTCGAGGGCAACTTCGCGTTCAACGACGCCGAACTGCGAGATGTCGTTCGCCCCTACCTATCTAGGTCACTTGGCGAATCGGATCTCATTACGCTGCGCGACCAGATTGCCGCGCACTACCAGACGGCTGGATACCTAGCGACGCGGGTGACCCTGATCAGTTCATCGGCGACCGAGGGGTTGCTGCGCGTACGGGTGCGCGAGGGAAACCTCGAGGACGAGTCCTGCATCCGAGTGCTGAGACCTTCAGCGCCTGCGCCCCTTCGCGACGGAGCCTGCGCGCCACTCGCTGCGAGCGGCCGACTACGCCCCGAGTACGTGCGCGCGCGACTGCCGGGTCCCGAGGACGGCGCCCTGAACATCAATACGCTGCGCACGGCCTTAACCAGCCTGCAAGGCGATGAGCGGGTACAACGTCTGGATGCGGCCCTGACACCGGGAACGGGCGGCGACGCCAAGCTCGATCTTCTAGTCTGGGAAACAACGCCCTGGCGCCTCTCGGGCGAGCTCGGCAACACCGTATCGCCGTCCTTGGGCGGACTGCTCGGCGGCGCCACCGTCGAGCACCTAAATCTGACCGGCCGCGGAGACGCGCTGTCCGCCACCGTGAGCGCCTCTGAAGGACTGTTTACGGCCGAGGGCACCTATAGTCGTCCCGTCCTAGGCGGGCGGTCGCGACTCGTACTCGCGGCACGAGGGGGCTGGAGTGAGGTAGTCGAAGCGCCATTCGATGCACTCGATCTCACCGGTCGAACGAGCACCTTTGAGCTGCGCCTCGACGTCCCCGTGCAAGGGGCATCACCAAACCGATCTCTACTGTTGGGCTTCGCCCTCGTGCAGCGTTCCAGCAGTGCGTTCGTGTTCGGCGATCCCTTCGCCTTCACGGACGGAGGGGACGACGGCGCCTACCGCCTGAGCATCGTGCGGGCATCACAGTCTTGGCTGCGCCGCTCCGCCCGCCAGGCGATCGCCTGGCGCTCTACCTTCAGCGTCGGCACGGGGCTACTCGAGGCCACCGATCGCACCCAGAACGGCGCGCCGGACGGCAACTTCCTCGCTTGGCGCGGGCAGACTCAGTGGGCACGTACCCTGCCCTGGCGCGGCACCTTGCTCTCGGTTCGCGGCGAACTCCAGCTCGCTGGCGATCCACTCTTCGGGCTCGAAGCGTTCACTCTTGGGGGCATCAACAGCGTGCGCGGCTACCGGGAGAATCAACTGATCCGCGACAGCGGCATCAGCGCCGGCGTCGAAGCGCAAATCCCCGTACTGAGGCGCGGCCCCCATCGCCTCGCCTTGGCGTTCTTCAGCGACGCAGGGCGGGTTTGGGACGTAGGAGATGAGCAGGAAGATGCGCTGTGGAGTATCGGGGCGGGCTTGCGCTGGGAGCACCCAAGGGTCACGGTCTCCCTCTACGCTGGTCAGGCCCTATCTTCGCGGCCCACCGCCGAAGAGGGTACTCTGCAGGACGATGGTATTCATCTGAGCATTAGGACGGCACGATGAAGCACCCCCGCAAGCCAAGCTACTGGCTCGCCCAAGCGCTGCTGGCAGGCCTCACCGGCACGGCATCAACAATATGTTTAGCGGGCAGCGCCATCCTCGATGGCAGCACCACACCTAATTCACTGCCCAGACAGCTGACCGGCCCGCAATTCATCCTCGATGAGAGTCTGGGCTTGCGGCGAGGCGACAACCTATTCCACTCGCTTCTGGAGCTTCAGATCGACGAGGGGGAGGGGCTGTTTCTCACGGGTTCATCCACGATCAGCAACGTGTTGCTGCGCGTCACGGGCGGGAACGTCACCAGCATCGACGGTCAGCTGTCCCTGCTCGTAGACGACGCCAACCTCTTCCTGCTTAACCCCGCAGGCGTGATCTTCGGAGAGCGAGCGCGCATCAGCGTGCCCGGCAGTCTCATCGTGAGTACGGGCGACGCCATCCCCTTCAGCGACGGCTCGACGCTCCCGGCGAGCGGCCCGCTACCGAACTTGAGCGCTGCACCGCCTGCCGCGTGGCACGACTACGGTGCCCCCCTATCGGGGAGCATCCGCGTCGAGGCGGTGCTCGAGGTGGACGGCGGCGCGTTCCTCCTCGCCGACCGAATCACCTTCGATCAGGGCGCCCTGGTGGCCGGTGCGAGCCCCTTTACCGGAACGGTACCGCCTCCGGCCCGCCGCGCTCGCACACCCGGACCGCTCTGGCTGCTGGCCAACCGTGCAATCGAACTGAACGGCCTGCCTAGCGCGACCCTTGGGAACGTCAACTCGTTCAACTGGAGCGCGAGCAACGCCGATGCGATTCGCCTCTCCTCCCCACTGATCAGCTTCGACGCCGGCGCCGTGCAGTCCTTGACCCTAGGGCCCGGGAACGGTGCCGACATGCACTTCGAGGCACGCGATCAGATAAGCCTTGGTGGGTTGATCGAACTTGATTCACCGGAGGGTCCCGTGGAGCGCTTCGCCGCCATTGGCAGCGGCGCCCGGGGCGGGGGCAACGGCGGTAACCTCACGGTCCTTACCAACCGGTTCACCATGACCGACCGCGCCGCCATCGTCCTGGCGGGTGCCGCCAGCGGCGAAGGCGGCAGTCAGCGCTACCTGATCGGCGAGGGAGGCATGCACCTAGGACCGCAAACGCTGATCGCCAGCTTCGCCCGCCCGACGGTTGCGCGAGAGCGCGGCGTCGGCGACGGCGGTCGAATCGAGATCGACGTGCAGGGGCCACTGGTGATGGCCGGCGCGATCCCCGATGGCGCTCCGCTCAGCGGCTTCAACATGGGCATCGTCAGCAAGACCCAGAGCAGTGCCCGGGCTGGCGATATCAGCGTTCAGGCGATCAGCCTGCTCGTCGCTGATGGAGGACGCATCGAATCCGGCGCTCTCGGCACCGGCCGCAGCGGCAACGTCCGCGTCGAAGCCGCCGAGAGCGTAACCGTGCGGGGTAGCTCATCGCTATTGAGTTCATTGATCGGGGTACTGGCCTCGGACCTTGGCAGCGTTGGCGACACCCAAGTGATCGCGCCCGACATCCAGATCCTGGACGGCGGCAGCATCCGCGCTGACTCTTTGGGCAGTGGCGATGCCGGCACACTCACGCTGCGCGCGGATCGATTGCGTATCGCCGGCGCCGGCGCACCCATCGACGAAGTACTATTCACCCAGTGGCTGGCCGGGCTCGGGGAGGGCACCGCCGATACCTTCGATGAAGATGAGAGCGCGGTACGA
This genomic window from Pseudomonadota bacterium contains:
- a CDS encoding ribonuclease J gives rise to the protein MTPTERDLWFLPLGGTGEIGMNFNLYGHDGRWLAVDCGVMFGNEHVPGPAVQLADPEFIATRRDQLSALVITHAHEDHVGGVAWLWKQLRCPIYTTPFTAQVLRRKLAEVGLVDRVPITEVQRGDRITIDVFDVQWVGLTHSIPEPNALFIRTPAGNVFHTADWKLDPDPVVGQAFSEQAYRDLAAQGVSAMVCDSTNATLQGHSLSEGELYAGLHGAVAAASGRVVVGCFGSNLARLHTLARVAKSTGRAMGMLGRSLYNITSAARAAGLWEVEQKLIDASALGYFPRDELLVVATGSQGEPRAALSRLATDRHPDLSLDEGDTVVFSSKVIPGNERSVERLIARLEDMGVRIVMSEDSELPIHASGHPGAEELRRMYGWVRPLIAIPTHGEEKHLRANAAIAGDCGVPRQLLGTNGDLYVIAPKPDVRRGAARTGRLGLTPKGLSAVAT
- a CDS encoding MarR family transcriptional regulator; this translates as MPRHNNLLLSHQLCFALYTATNSVVRAYRRRLADVGLTYTQYLVLLALWERDGVALKSLAERLSLDSASLTPVIKRLEKMGLLRRDRSSTDERRISIVLTAQGQSLQDEVAAIQHAVECQTGLSEEAFLTLRGSLEQLTRTMNDNDDEEATARVVGAS
- a CDS encoding sigma factor-like helix-turn-helix DNA-binding protein, which translates into the protein MSHSDPSTSSFDWQAFVFDPDGQRVEQLTRIADRRFAGSSKGEAAFNYALDKISADGWRLLQAYDGVSRPGTYLTVIFKRLLEDYSRKTEGRARPPAWLARAGELWLAVHRMLCFERADPDAIIQRYGRGGPANVQQLQAIMREIKARIPTCGEVRGDLATDSVSPDVLQGLAEEEDVLLGVTREEDDSVLRALSALLAVDEDTASLAAHAEGAAPLDSALREQGRDQFGLGDEELLILRLHFLERLGFAAIGRSIALPEHRVRRAYRRALAKLHDRLGNFVQAFDT
- a CDS encoding zf-HC2 domain-containing protein produces the protein MNSTSPSPRQRLIGLLGALWSRAQRGSTSPCPPDTHLAALFDGSLPPAQAAQVRRHIAHCPRCYRSLLHLAEVSDLLVEPSPIPLRPSRGLITLLGGVGVAAAAVLLTLTLQLGGPDWVRTMDAPYDALREAVVDGRYRPSATGWIWRKGYAARGLGLPDTARTRIARSALTKGVAQGLDTATDPLDERWASIRRDTPAPSLACEEVSARECRRIAQFHQAVGRWAVLMHFACEPLRSDEVPSAQGGRNVWMGEAFWQDAITTLEGIAERSARITPDEGYARLFQNWSARAVADEPATVCRGVPPLLSTLVL
- a CDS encoding caspase family protein; its protein translation is MRSFALALLTITISLYPAWAFSEPLRYDAVTPHAKAAPSGSSVRRIALLIGISDYPATRDLEGPREDLRAMRDVLVDLWDFRPEDVITLADGQATRARIIDELDALRTRSAPGDHVLVYYSGHGTSDYDLTSGISLPDDSGALVPVDFVPRGSIDEQLSRLILGDRDLRPRFQALDQGGRYLAVLIDSCFAESVLRNDDQALDPGLPSRYIRLAGAAPILRAERRARVIAASSTPLQAFAYERTIFIGAASAFEEATDIGRAMLSRFPTLDARPHGAFTDALLRYLTLEQVADEDGNGAISYSELYNAVRSFMSARRYRHMPQRRPLPNQSAGRIEDRVVFESTRVISDRVAARPAEALSVWVAGAEQDITPLVRALGAEDHLVLRADQSADVLVLVRDEHAQLRTGDNLLLAEISVADPTALVDRLTRYAWANRITHASVAPGAADVRLELRPDRSYAMLRDHIQLEVFPTRPAHLAVFNIDPLGDINLIYPRSREDVNERYEQSRPLRLPRTFHEEAITIAAPFGLEFLVVVAFEEVPQALQRVAALQAVPFDSPGRLGLDALLEAAERQGAKRSLHLTSYGY
- a CDS encoding ShlB/FhaC/HecB family hemolysin secretion/activation protein, producing the protein MRHQGSVKRRAPAHGLRLSAMVFVLTTLLTLPARPATNDSPNANPGGISPLPIPSPLLDSPPALGDSVLPPLPTIGITDTQASLVVVERIVFEGNFAFNDAELRDVVRPYLSRSLGESDLITLRDQIAAHYQTAGYLATRVTLISSSATEGLLRVRVREGNLEDESCIRVLRPSAPAPLRDGACAPLAASGRLRPEYVRARLPGPEDGALNINTLRTALTSLQGDERVQRLDAALTPGTGGDAKLDLLVWETTPWRLSGELGNTVSPSLGGLLGGATVEHLNLTGRGDALSATVSASEGLFTAEGTYSRPVLGGRSRLVLAARGGWSEVVEAPFDALDLTGRTSTFELRLDVPVQGASPNRSLLLGFALVQRSSSAFVFGDPFAFTDGGDDGAYRLSIVRASQSWLRRSARQAIAWRSTFSVGTGLLEATDRTQNGAPDGNFLAWRGQTQWARTLPWRGTLLSVRGELQLAGDPLFGLEAFTLGGINSVRGYRENQLIRDSGISAGVEAQIPVLRRGPHRLALAFFSDAGRVWDVGDEQEDALWSIGAGLRWEHPRVTVSLYAGQALSSRPTAEEGTLQDDGIHLSIRTAR